ACCGCAACGCACAGAGCGGGTACGGGATGGATACCGGTCGCCTCGAAGCCGTCGCTCCCGTGTCGATGGACGACATCGACGTTCCCGCGTTCTTACGCTATCGCGGCTAGCCAATAGCCGCGACGGCGGTGGCCTATAGCGCGCGCGTGCTGCTGGACTCCGTTGCTCCCAATGGAGTCCGCCTGACCACGCTGGAGGTGACATTCCCCCGTTTCGTATTGGCCGAGTTCAATACGCATCGCCAGTTCTCGCGAAATTCGGCAAGCTCGCGTGCCGTGCCGACATCGAAAATGATCGAGCGTGCCGAGCGCGATCCCGTTCTGCCGCTCGAATGGGGATTAAACACTCCAGGGATGTCGGCGCGCGAGACCCTCGCCGCCGACGACGCCAACCTTGCTCGAACCGTCTGGCTGCAAGCGCGTGACGCCGCCGTCGGGCACGCTCGTCGGCTCGCCGAGCTCAAAGTCCACAAGCAGGAGCTCAATCGGATTTTGGAGCCGTTTCTCTGGCATACCGTGATCGTCACCGCGACCGAGTGGGAAAACTTCTTCGAGTTGCGATGCGCGGTCAACGCGCAACCGGAGATCCGCGAAGCCGCATTGCGAATGCGCGAGGCGATGCAAGTCAGCCGGCCGCACGCCCTCGAAGACGGCGGATGGCATACACCCTTAATCCAAGACGACGAACGCGTCCTGGATATTGAAACGCGCAAACGCGTTTCGGCGGCTCGCTGTGCGCGCGTTTCCTATCTCACGCACGAAGGTCAGCGAGAGATTGCCAAAGATCTGGAACTCTACGAACGCCTCAAGAGCGACCGGCACCTGAGCCCATTCGAACATATTGCAACGCCGGCGGCGGACGCCCGGTTCCATGCAAATTTTCGCGGCTGGGTTCAAATGCGGGCGAAGATTGAAAGGCCATTCGCCTGACCCTGCGCGATCGTTGACGACTATTCGTCGTCCACCGGCTTGTTCGACGGCCTTTCTCGTAAGAAGTAGGATCGCGAATATGGCGATTCGATCGGAACGAACTTACGCGGCTTCTGACTGAAGTCGAAGAAGTCCTTAACGAAGTCGGACGAGGTCACGTCGGTCGTTCCAAGGCTGCCCAAGTTCCAATTGTCTTCCACAAATCTGACGACGCTGCCGAACTCGTACTGAGCGTGCGAGACGTATCCCGCTCTCGCAAAAGGTGAAAGCACAATCAGCGGCACTCGAAAACCCGGGCCGCCGTCGCGGCGCCGGGCCGGCGGCGCGACGTGATCGTACCAGCCCCCCCAGTCGTCCCACAGGATCAATATCGCGGTCGTATTCCAAGCCGGGCTCTCGCCGATTGCATTGACCACCTGCGCCACCCAGGAAGGGCCCTTATCTGCCCCCTTGCCGGCATGGTCGGAGTTGTCGAAGTCCGGGATCACCCACGACACCCCGGGGAGCGTGCCGCGCTCGACGTCGGTGAAGACCTTTGTTTCGGGCGAGGCCTGGTTCGTCGCCCACTCGGGACCGTAGCGCACTGCTTTGATTGCGTCGAAAGCGTCCCAGACGTTCCCGCCAAAATTTTGACCGACGGTCGGAGAATAATACCGCCAAGAAACGTTCGCAGCGTCGAGCAGATCGCGCAAGGTGCGATACGAGAGGCACGGAAACGGACCGCCGTTGCGCTCGTACTGATTCGACGAAGTAATTAGCGACGTGACCGTTCCGGGGGGCGCGTCGCAGCCCCAGGGCGTCTGCGTCGGCGAGTCGATAAGACTTACCGACGAGTTGAGGTCGGTGGCTCCGCGAATTAGGTCTTGGTGCGCGGTAAAGCTGCCGCTGCCTTGCGTTTGAAAAAAATGATCCGAGAGCACGTATTGCTTGGCCATGTCCCAGTACGGTTTGATCTGGGATGGGTCGACGTATTGGTAGACGTAGGTGCCAGGTGTCGTTCCGATTCGAACGGTGTCGAAGCCGTTCATTTTGCATCGGCCGCTGTTCCCGCGGTTGCAGTCCTGAGTCCAATAAGCGTAACCGTTGTTTGGATTGATCGAGCTGAACAAGTTGCTTTTGCGCAAGTGTCTCGTACCGTTGTGCGTCTTGCCAACCGTCGTGCCGTCGGCACCTGGAAAGGTTGCAAAGAAGTTATCGAAGGTGCGATTCTCTTGAACGAGGATGACGATGTGCGTAACGTACGCACCATTCGGTGGTGAGGGGAGCGGCACGAGCGGGGCGGATCCCGGCGAGCTTGCGCCCCCGCAACCAACCAAAGCGGTGACAAGCACCAACGCCGGCAAGCAGCTTCGATCGCGCATGCCCATGTATCCACGAGCGTCGGCCGTCATCCCTCCCGGGTCAGTTCCACTCTACGAAGGTCCGATCGGGAGCGCCCTGTGCGTACGACGATTCCGAGCGCCGCGAGGAGTGCGGCCCACGCCGGGAGCTTGATGGCGAACCAGAGTGGATCCGCGCTGCTGCGTCCCTGCGCATAGTGCTTCCACTCGTCTTGCACGAGAGCGTTCGACGCGTAGGTGCCGCGAAAGGAAGGAACCGGCAAGTGGGGCGGATGCAGCTCGAAAATATAGATCAGAAGGCCGGTAAGGCAAAGGGATACGATCGCGAGCCGGCGTCCAACGCCGGCGCAGAACAGTATTACCGCGCAAACGAAAACGCTCGCGAGAAAGAGCTTCTTCGAACCCCAAACAAGAATCCATGGAATCGACAGCGCACAGAGCGCCAGCGCGAGAACGTTTCGCGTCCAACCGCGCGTAATCGTCGTCAGAACCAAGAGCGCGGGTAGACCGAAGCACAGCTCTTCTGCATGCAGATAGGTTCCGCCGATGACCGAACAAAGCGCGGGAACGAAGACGAGCAACTCCCGCCGTGCCAACCTCCGAGTGAGAGCCGGTGCCAGCACCAGACCGGTGACGAGCATCGCGGCGTAGGAAGCGGCCCCCGCGCCGATGGCAGCAGGCACCCGGAGACCCAGATGCGCGAGTGCGTACGTGAGGCTGTATTGAAACGGGAAGTGTACTTCCGAAGCGGCTTGCGCCGGAAGAACGACGGTAGTGTATTGGAAAAGCGTTTGCGGGCTCACCAACGTCAGCGCGACGACGGCAAGGAAGCCCGCCGTAACGACAGTGGCCAATCGAGCGCCGGGCACGAAGAGCAGCGTCGCGAGCACAACCGGTAGACCGACGGCCGGCTCGATCGCCGTCAAGACCGCGAGGACTCCCGCGAGTCGATCGTGGCGTCGCGCCAAGGCGAGCGCGCAAAGAACGAGCGCCAGAAGCGCAAAAGGGACGATTTGTCCCGTGTTCAGCTCCATATAGGCCGTCGACAGCACGAGCGCGGGCAGCGAAAGCTCGAAAGGCACGCAGACTTTCGACAGCGCGATGACGCAGAACGCTACCGCGGCCAGAATCGCGGCTGCGTCGATCGCGCGTGCCGCATGAAACGGCAACCGCGCTAAGCCCATGAACGGGACGAAATCGTACGGCGGTAGCGGAGCCGGGATGGCGATGGCTGGGTTCGCGGCGAAGAGCTGCGCTCGAAACGTATCGCCGGCGTTCACGCGGTGTTCGCACGTACGCAGCGGCTCGTAGGTGTACGGGCTCTTGCCCGCCTGAAGGACTGCGCCGGCGCAATAAAAATCGGGGAAGTCGTCCATCGTACGCCATGGCGACAATTCGCCAAGGTGAGCGAGATCGCGCAGTGCAGCGATACCGAGCAGCACCAAAACCGCGGCGATCGCGTAATTGGCTCGGCGTTCGCTCGATCTCATGGAGTGGCTGACAGGCGGCGATTTCGAAGTGCGCCCAAACATGCCGCGAGCAGCAGTGCCAGCGCGATCCAGCTCGGCAGTTTGACCGCTAACCACGTCGAACTGGCTTGCGGGAGTCGTTCAACGTATGCTGCCCACGCGCGCTGCGCGAGATCGGTTGCCGCGAACGTTGCCGGGGTGACGGCCACGAGCGGCGCCGGCGGCGCGAGCTCAAGAACGTAGATACAGGTCACAATTGCCGCGAAGGTCGCCAACGAGAAGCCGACCCCGGCGCGTAAGCGCACGAGCAATGCCGCGACGACAAAGGCCGATGCAAGAAAAAGCTTCTTGGCGATCCAGACGGGAATCCACGGCACTGCGAGCAGGCAAAGCGCGAGCGCTGTCGCCTGACGCCACGGGCCACGCAACGAAAACGTGAGCACGAGGGCAGCCGGAACCGCAAACGAGAGATCGACCATGTGGACGTACGCACCGGCGAGCACGCCGAACGCGGCTGGCAAATAGGCAAAAAGTTCGCGACGTTTCAGCTTCCGCGCGAGCGGGCGGCTCACCGCAACGCCGGCGACGAGCATTGCCACATAGGATGCATTACCGGCGATCAGTGCCGGCACGGGCCCCGCGCCGAGAGCCCGGAGCGCATACGTGAGACTGTACTGGTAGACGTAGCCGCTCTCGGCCAACGCCTGCGCCGGCAGAACGCGTCCTAAGAACTCGACGGTGCCGCTCAATCCGACGACGAGCACCGCGACGCCGGCCAAAGCTAGGCCGGTCGCGATCAAGCCGAGCCGGCTTCGTGGTACCCAGAGTAGCAAGGCGACTCCCACGGGCAGGCCGAGATGCGGCTCGACGGCGACGAGGGCGGCGAGAACTCCCGCAAGCCCGTCGCGTCCCTGCGAAAGCGCGACACCGCAAAAGACGAGCGCGACCAACGAAAAGGGCACGACCTGGCCTGCGTTAAGCAGCACGTATCCCGCAGAGAGAATCAAAGCGAGCGCGGCGACGTCAACCGGCACGAGCAAGCCGAGGCCGGCAATCGATGCAATCACGGCAAGGACGATCGCCGCCGTATCGATGGCACGTGCCGTCGCAAAATCGAAGCGCGCAAGAAGCATGAACGGAGGAAAAGCGTACGGCGGAAGGGGCGCAGGAACGATTCGCGCAGGATCGTTGCGATAGGCGGCGCTCGCGTTCACCGCGTGTTCGCAGCGATGGAGCGGCTCGTAGCGATACGGATCGGCGCGTAGGTCGAGGGCGGCGCCCGCGCAATAGAAGTCGGCGAAGTCGTAGAGCTGATGCCAGGGGAGCGCATTGCCCAAGCGCGAGAAATCACGTAGCGCCGCAATCGCCAAAAGCGCCAGCGCCACGAGCAACACGCCGCGCGACGCTTTCATGCGTTCCACTAGTCGGTGCCTGCAAACGACTCCTGCTAGGTATTGCGCTTTCGAAATGCGTGGTATATAACTGAGCAACGGATGACGCCTCGAGCGTCAGCCGACGGGTGTCAGAAGAAGAGGTTGGGTGTGGCTCTTCAATTCCGTGCAATGCCGTTGCGCCGGCTTGGGCGCGAGCGTCTCGTTACGGAGTACGCGTATCTGTGTCGCCGGGCTGCGCGGCGCTTCATGCGTCGCGGTCTTGACCCGGCGGATCTCGAACAAGTCGGTGCGATCGGCTTGATCAAAGCGGTCGATCGTTACGATCCCACGCAGCCGGCGCCATTCGAAGCCTACGCATGGCTTTTGATTGTCGGCGAACTGATGCATTACGTTCGCGATAGCGAGCGCGCGCTGCGCGCACCGCGCCGCGTTCGTGCCTTGGAACGCCAGTGGGCCGCGGCCGAGCAGGAGCTCTGGGCGCTTCTCGGGCGCGAGCCATCTGAAGAGGCGGTGCGCCGGTACGCAAAGGTTACACCCGATCAAGCGCGCGACGTTCAGGCGTATCGTGCCAGCAACCGCGTTCTCTCCGTGGAACGCTCGGGTCGCTGCGTGGCGCCGCCTCTTTTTGGAGGCATCGACGACCTGCTCGACCGATTGACGGTCGAAGGAATGCTTTCGGCGCTCCCGCCGCTCGAACGGCAAATCGTGGTTTCGATTCACGTGTGCGGCAGTACGGTGATCGAACTCGCCGCACGTCTGGGCTACTCGCGGCGTCACGTGACGCGCCTTCATCGCGCGGCGATGGAGCGTCTGCGAAACTCATGTGAAGTAGGCGCGGAAGGGCACGCCGAAGCCGGGCGTGATGTTTCGCTATCTCACCGCCGGTGAATCGCACGGTCCGGCGCTTGTCGGAATCCTCGACGGAATCCCATCGCATTTGCGGCTGGATGTCGGTGCAATCAACGAAACGCTAGCGCGCCGCCAAGGGGGCTACGGCCGAAGCCCCCGCATGAAGATCGAGCGCGACGAAATCGAGTTTCTCGCCGGCGTTCGCGGCGGCGAAACGCTGGGGTCGCCGATTGCCGCAGCGGTGCGCAATCGCGATTACCTCACCCCGAAGGTACGCGCACTCATGGATCCTTTGAGCGGTGCAGGCGATCCGCTCACGAATCCTCGGCCCGGACACGCCGATTATGCCGGCGCATTGAAGTATCGTCAGCGTGATTTGCGTAACGTGCTCGAGCGCGCGAGCGCCCGCGAAACCGCAATGCGGGTCTGTCTCGGTGCGATTTGCGCTCAGTTCCTTTCGGCGCTTGGCATTGGCACGCGCAGTTACGTAACGCAGATCGGCGACATCGAAGCGCCCGAACTCGACGACTGGAATCAAGCCGACGTCGAGAGCAGTGACGTGCGTTGCCCAGACCGTGAATCAGCGCAACGAATGATCGATGCGATCGACGCCGCAAAGTCAGCCGGCGATACGCTGGGCGGGCGCTTCGTCGTCCGTGTCGACGGGATGCCGGCGGGGGTCGGCAGCAATCGGCAGCCGCACGAGCGGCTCGACGGCGTCCTCGCCGGTGCGGTTATGGGGATGCAAACGGTTCGAGCTGTGGAGATCGGGCTCGGCACCGAAGTCGCGGCGACGCCGGGTTCGCGCGCGCACGACGTATTCGCGCTCGAGCAGGGAAACGTCGTTCGCGGCAGCAACCGCGCCGGCGGAATCGAGGGCGGAATGAGCAACGGCGAACCACTTTTTCTTCGAGTCTCCGTCAAGCCGATTCCAACCTTGATGAGGGCATTGCCGTCAGTCGATCTTCACGCCGGCAGTGATGCCCCCGCGACGATCGTGCGAAGTGACGTTTGCGTCGTGCCCGCGGCGGCGATTGTCGGCGAAGCGATGGTTCGGCTCGCTCTCATGGGCCCGTTGCTGGAAAAGTACGGCGGCGACTCCATGGAAGAGACGCTGGACAATTACGAGCGCAGTCGCACGGCGGCGGCAAGCCTTTTTCGCCGATGAAGCGCCACGTGGCGCTCGTCGGATTTATGGCCTCGGGAAAATCGACAATCGGACGAAAGCTCGCTAGAAATCTGAATCGGCACTTCGTCGATACCGACGCACTGATCGTTCGTGCGCACGGCCCAATTGCAAGGATCTTTTCCGAACAAGGGGAGGCGGCATTTCGCGACTTCGAGCACGCCGCGCTGCGGGAAGCACTCGATACGAGCGAAGCATGCGTGATCTCGCTCGGCGGCGGCGCGCTAACCAAACCCGAGAACCGCCGCTTGCTCGAAGAATACGCCGACCGGGTATTCATTAAAATGTCGCCGGAGCAGATTTTTTCGCGAGTCTTGCGAAGCCGCGAGGTCCGGCCGATGCTCGGAGCGAGCCCAACGCTCGCGCGAATTCAAGAGCTGTACGCCAAGCGAATGGCCGACTATGAAAGTGCCGATTTGATCGTCGACGCATCGCACCGCAGCGACGCGGACGTGATTCGCGGAATCGTTGGCTGGCTGCGCGCGCGCGATGACGGCGGCCGACGAGCGGAATCATGAGCGAGGCGCTGCGGAATGACGACTTAGGCTATCCAATTGTCGTGGGTGAAAATCTGCGCGGCGAGATCGCGGAAATTCTTGGCAAGCGAGGCGACGTGGCCGTTGTGCTGAGCGATGCGAACCGCCACGTTCGCGCGACGGCGAGCGAGGTCGCCCGGGCGTTGGGATCGCCGAAGGTGCTCGCATTCGCGCTCGGCGAGAAGCGAAAGCGCTTTTCAACCCTGGAACTCGTTCTCGACGCGATGGGTGAAGCCGGAGTCGAGCGAACCGGCCTCGTGCTCGGTGTGGGGGGCGGGGTTGCGAGCGACCTGTTCGGCTTTGCTTGCGCGATCTACATGCGCGGCGTTTCCTACGCGCACGTGGCGACCTCGCTTGTGGCAATGGCCGACGCGGCCATCGGCGGAAAGACCGGCGTAGATTTACGCGGCGGCAAGAATCTCGCCGGCGCCTTTCGCGACCCGGTCGGAGTTTTTTGCGACGTCGCGAGCCTGGGGACGCTGCCGCGGCGTGCGATGCGCGAAGGGCTCGCCGAAATCGTCAAAGCTGCGATCATCGAAGGCGGTGACTTCTTCGATGCGCTCGAGGAACTCGCGCCACATCCGTTAGCGCGCTGGCCATGGAGCAGCGTCCTGGAAGCAGCGATTAAAGTGAAGACGATGACGGTCGGCGATGACCGCCTCGAAGCGGGTGCGCGCGAAGTCCTGAATCTCGGCCACACGTTTGCGCATGCCATCGAGCGGGCGTCGCGATTTCGTGTCACCCACGGCGCGGCGGTCGCGATTGGTCTGCGCGCCGCGGGTCTGCTCGCGCTGCGAACGGGTCGCTTCACGCAGGCCGAGCATCTGCGGGTGCTCACCTTGCTGACC
This Candidatus Eremiobacterota bacterium DNA region includes the following protein-coding sequences:
- a CDS encoding FAD-dependent thymidylate synthase, with the protein product MLLDSVAPNGVRLTTLEVTFPRFVLAEFNTHRQFSRNSASSRAVPTSKMIERAERDPVLPLEWGLNTPGMSARETLAADDANLARTVWLQARDAAVGHARRLAELKVHKQELNRILEPFLWHTVIVTATEWENFFELRCAVNAQPEIREAALRMREAMQVSRPHALEDGGWHTPLIQDDERVLDIETRKRVSAARCARVSYLTHEGQREIAKDLELYERLKSDRHLSPFEHIATPAADARFHANFRGWVQMRAKIERPFA
- a CDS encoding 3-dehydroquinate synthase encodes the protein MSEALRNDDLGYPIVVGENLRGEIAEILGKRGDVAVVLSDANRHVRATASEVARALGSPKVLAFALGEKRKRFSTLELVLDAMGEAGVERTGLVLGVGGGVASDLFGFACAIYMRGVSYAHVATSLVAMADAAIGGKTGVDLRGGKNLAGAFRDPVGVFCDVASLGTLPRRAMREGLAEIVKAAIIEGGDFFDALEELAPHPLARWPWSSVLEAAIKVKTMTVGDDRLEAGAREVLNLGHTFAHAIERASRFRVTHGAAVAIGLRAAGLLALRTGRFTQAEHLRVLTLLTLLGLPLQTAEHPEDIVAAMESDKKRRSGRLRFVLPRAIGDVEYGMECDGRTVRSVVARLAEPPERFRARR
- a CDS encoding shikimate kinase, whose protein sequence is MKRHVALVGFMASGKSTIGRKLARNLNRHFVDTDALIVRAHGPIARIFSEQGEAAFRDFEHAALREALDTSEACVISLGGGALTKPENRRLLEEYADRVFIKMSPEQIFSRVLRSREVRPMLGASPTLARIQELYAKRMADYESADLIVDASHRSDADVIRGIVGWLRARDDGGRRAES
- a CDS encoding sigma-70 family RNA polymerase sigma factor; translation: MALQFRAMPLRRLGRERLVTEYAYLCRRAARRFMRRGLDPADLEQVGAIGLIKAVDRYDPTQPAPFEAYAWLLIVGELMHYVRDSERALRAPRRVRALERQWAAAEQELWALLGREPSEEAVRRYAKVTPDQARDVQAYRASNRVLSVERSGRCVAPPLFGGIDDLLDRLTVEGMLSALPPLERQIVVSIHVCGSTVIELAARLGYSRRHVTRLHRAAMERLRNSCEVGAEGHAEAGRDVSLSHRR
- a CDS encoding DUF2029 domain-containing protein, which translates into the protein MRSSERRANYAIAAVLVLLGIAALRDLAHLGELSPWRTMDDFPDFYCAGAVLQAGKSPYTYEPLRTCEHRVNAGDTFRAQLFAANPAIAIPAPLPPYDFVPFMGLARLPFHAARAIDAAAILAAVAFCVIALSKVCVPFELSLPALVLSTAYMELNTGQIVPFALLALVLCALALARRHDRLAGVLAVLTAIEPAVGLPVVLATLLFVPGARLATVVTAGFLAVVALTLVSPQTLFQYTTVVLPAQAASEVHFPFQYSLTYALAHLGLRVPAAIGAGAASYAAMLVTGLVLAPALTRRLARRELLVFVPALCSVIGGTYLHAEELCFGLPALLVLTTITRGWTRNVLALALCALSIPWILVWGSKKLFLASVFVCAVILFCAGVGRRLAIVSLCLTGLLIYIFELHPPHLPVPSFRGTYASNALVQDEWKHYAQGRSSADPLWFAIKLPAWAALLAALGIVVRTGRSRSDLRRVELTREG
- the aroC gene encoding chorismate synthase, producing MFRYLTAGESHGPALVGILDGIPSHLRLDVGAINETLARRQGGYGRSPRMKIERDEIEFLAGVRGGETLGSPIAAAVRNRDYLTPKVRALMDPLSGAGDPLTNPRPGHADYAGALKYRQRDLRNVLERASARETAMRVCLGAICAQFLSALGIGTRSYVTQIGDIEAPELDDWNQADVESSDVRCPDRESAQRMIDAIDAAKSAGDTLGGRFVVRVDGMPAGVGSNRQPHERLDGVLAGAVMGMQTVRAVEIGLGTEVAATPGSRAHDVFALEQGNVVRGSNRAGGIEGGMSNGEPLFLRVSVKPIPTLMRALPSVDLHAGSDAPATIVRSDVCVVPAAAIVGEAMVRLALMGPLLEKYGGDSMEETLDNYERSRTAAASLFRR